The nucleotide window CCTTCCCAAGGAGGATCGAGGACTGATCTTCGAGCTTTAGATAATTCCTCCAAAGAACCAAGGCATAAGGTGTTGGCTTCAGGGACGAGATTTATCCTACGATTCTTCTTTCCTTTTGACCTTTTAGTAGGAGTGACAGAAATGCTGCGGAAAAGCCCCCCGTGAGCAGTATATACACGCTCAGCAATTATAGAGGCCAAAGGTAGTCCTTCAAAGCATCCCAAACATTTTCGATACACATGCTTACCTTTATCCCCATACTTTGCCAGAACTTCCTTCTCAAACCCATAAGTAGAGGTGCAGTATTTggattcatgatttccacgaaGGAGAAACACTCTATGCGGCATGAAAACCTAGAAGAATATGGTAACTTATCACACGTTATTTAGTTATCAAAATAGCATATAGTATCTAGTTTACCAATAAATCAGTGCGAATATCAAAATCCAATATATTTCAAGGAAAAAGATTATTAGCTTACTTTCTGGAACACGAAATGAGTCTTTAGATTAACCACAAGAGGCAAGCATGATTAGAAATAGGCTTCTACAGCATGGTTCGCAGTAAAAAAACGAAATGAAAATGGCATGCTAATGACAAATGCTACTCTAGAAATGATTGTCAGATCGATAATCGAAAGTGTTAAAAAGCTCCTTCCAGCTGTAGGGTCAAAGTCATTTACAAACAGAGTATGAAAGAAGGTATTCGTAAATTGCTAAGAACAAATGGAATAAAAGAGTATTCTTTGTAAAGAGTAGTTGAAAATTGGAAGTACCTTCCAGGCTAGCAAGAGCAAGAAAGTCTCAAGACCCCAAGCTCCCCTGTCAACATAATCCCCATTGAAGACAAAGATCCGATTTTGGGCAGGAAAGCCAGCATCTTGGAGCAGGAATAGAAGATCATGCAATTGGCCATGAAGATCGCCAACCACTACGACCGTTGAATCGGAGTCGGGGGTGTTGATTTGGAGGCAATTGGGTTCCTTGTGGAGGATCTTGGAAGCAGTAAGAACGAGGGCATCGAAAACGGGAACTGGAAACACGGAGGGGAAAGCCGAGGGGGCCAGATTTCTTGAACTCCACTCGAACACGAACATGAGATGCTGGATCCACTCAAGGCAAAGCTTGCCATCAGGGGGCCAAGACAGAGGGTCTGGAGCAATAGTTGGGAGTGAGGAAGGAGAGGGGTTGTCGCTGTAGGTGACGGCGGTGGAAGAGGGGGAGCATGCATCTACATCTGCATCTCTTGAAATTGGACTGATATTATTGCTGTCATCAGAAGACATAGTTTAtcttaaagaaaaaagaaatcctTCGAGAAAGGttgctttttttttctatttttcagaCGATAAACTGTTTCAAGAAATTTGGAAACCCTAGTTAAAACATTCAATTGCAAAAATTATGTTGTTTTGGTTGATGACTTCACATTCCCTACCGATCTAAATTACTCTGCTAGAAATATAGCAGTCTCTGGTTATAAtcatatttcaaaaattttgtcAAAAAGGAAAATATTTTGCAATGAGATATATATACGCCTTGCACACGGAACCCCACATGTAAATTACACATTTGGTAATTAAGTAGTTGTTTATAGTAAGCTTCCATAATCTCCCCTGTAATTGTAAATAGTTTATCTGATAAATAGGTAAAACAATTTCTTTtcataattttgttatttttcatgATTTTGGCTACACCCCATAATTATtagtaattttaataattttaatattttctcatAAATTTTTTTATGCGATCAGGATTTCTAATatgatttgaaaataaattttgactagaaaaatcaaattttgatat belongs to Gossypium arboreum isolate Shixiya-1 chromosome 7, ASM2569848v2, whole genome shotgun sequence and includes:
- the LOC108451411 gene encoding serine/threonine-protein phosphatase 7, with translation MSSDDSNNISPISRDADVDACSPSSTAVTYSDNPSPSSLPTIAPDPLSWPPDGKLCLEWIQHLMFVFEWSSRNLAPSAFPSVFPVPVFDALVLTASKILHKEPNCLQINTPDSDSTVVVVGDLHGQLHDLLFLLQDAGFPAQNRIFVFNGDYVDRGAWGLETFLLLLAWKVFMPHRVFLLRGNHESKYCTSTYGFEKEVLAKYGDKGKHVYRKCLGCFEGLPLASIIAERVYTAHGGLFRSISVTPTKRSKGKKNRRINLVPEANTLCLGSLEELSKARRSVLDPPWEGLNLIPGDVLWSDPSMKPGLSPNKERGIGLLWGPDCTEEFLKRFKLKLIIRSHEGPDAREKRPGLGGMDEGYTIDHDVESGKLITVFSAPDYPQFQAIEERYNNKGAYVVLKPPGFDNPEFHSFEAITPRPKVNPYYDFEEVIDSDEDLDLASMVTTDL